A segment of the Candoia aspera isolate rCanAsp1 chromosome 8, rCanAsp1.hap2, whole genome shotgun sequence genome:
AAGTGCTATTATAAGTCCCCCTAGGTCTCCTCCTCTCAAAGTTAAACATTTCTAGTTCCCTTAACTTCTCTTCATAGGATTTCGTTTCTAATTCCTTGACTATCCACACTGATCCATTCTGATTAGGAAGCACTGATGAGCAGTATGATTCTTAAGCCagctatgtatttatttgtcatgTCACCTGGTATCTCCTCAACTAGCTTATTAGTGGACTTTCTTGAAGGCAGAACTCTTAGTTGATAATGCAGTAACTGGAATATGAACTGATGCCAATTACTGAGAAAATATTTTGTCCTTATTCAAAGATTCAACTTGCTGCTAATGCAGTTCAGGGTGCTAGGATATTTGCAAATAGCTTGGACCTCAGGCACTTCATAAGTAATGACTTCTATAACATCTGCCTGGCCCTATAGGGTAGACACCTACTGATGTCCTCTTCCAGGTGTCTCTGTTGTGTGAGTTTATATATATGTGACAGGATATTTACGGTGAAATATCCTTGGAAATTTGTCACCAAGGAGCCTCACCTAGGCTGATCATCATTTTTCAGTGCTAGGCAAATATGCCGAGTAaggatatttctttaaaaaaattattccacTTTTAAAAACGAATGAGGTTTTAGAAGTGATTCTTGTaatatttaaatactttaaatacttgctttttaactttttaattggattttaattttgaCTGCATTTTTCTATTGGAGTGTTCCTGATTTTAATCATTGTATTTATAGCTGTGCCTGAAAATTGAGGTTCAAGGATAGTACAAGAAATCACATAATGTAATGTTAAGCCTAAAATAATCTACTCCAGTCATATTCTACCTTTATTCTAGATTTTGGCTTCTGGAATTTGTCGTTCAGATGACCATGTTGTAAGTGGCGCATTAATGTCAAAGTTCCCTATTATTCTTGGTCATGAAGCAGTTGGTGTTGTTGAGAGTGTTGGGGAAGGTGTTACCAGTATGAAACCAGGTATGGAAATCCAGAGACATCAGTGCAAAACTTTTCTCAGTAAAGATAAAATCAATGGGGTAACCAACcaccagaaaataaaaatgacgtAGGTTTTTTTGATTTCAGAACGTCAGGAGTTTGCGCTACTGGAATTCTGAATAAAAACACTAGAAGTTGGTTAGTTGGTGGTAGAGAGACTCCACTATAGAATAACTACTCTACATTAAACCACAAGCATTATTGTTCTTTCCAGAACTAACTAGAAAGAACATTTGCTATTAATTCAATTCCTATGAGAAGCTACTAAATATTAACCCCATGTCTATCACATGTTCATAATTTGCGTTGTTTAAATACAagaattttaaaatccaaatgtaGCAATTTTAAATTAGAAGTGAATCGACTATTTTGCTCGTAAAATCCTGCCAACAATTGTGGTATTAAGCTATCTGGAAGCTTTCAGGCCCATTGATAATGaactttttctcattctcaggaGACAAAGTCATTCCACTTTTTATCCCACAATGTGGCAAATGCAGCACTTGTCTGCATCCTACAGGCAACCTATGCAAGAAGCATGAGTGAGTTTCTGTTCTTACTTGTGGCACTACTATAATCTTTCTTGTCCTGCATGAGAACCATTAtcaataaccacccagagtcccctgaagggaggagatgggcggggacaaattggataaataaataaataaccccaaTCTCCCCTTCCATATTTTTAAGCCTTCACTCAGGGACTGGATTAATGGAAGATGGCACCAGTAGATTCACATACAAAGGAAAAACAGTGTACAATTTTGTCAGTACCAGCACTTTCACAGAATACACTGTGGTACATGAGGATTCGGTTGCCAAAATTGATGCTGCAGCTCCTCTTGAAAAAGTGTGTCTTATTGGCTGTGGATTTTCTACTGGTTATGGTACTGCCATAAATGCTGCAAAGGTAAGCATCACCTGCAGCAGGTTCTGATATCTCCATGTTCTAACACTTGTCACTCATGAAACTATGGTGCCGTAGTTCTGCTCATAATTGCTTGATTTCAATTTATATCCATAATTGAATTAGacatttttggaaaataaaaatgttggtgGCTACAGACCAGTGTTTGGTTTAAAGGTGTACTCACCTGACAggattttaaaaaggacaaagatAAGTTGAAAGGCAGTAGAGATCGTTTTGGGGATATTAGAGGCATTGATGGAAACAATTTCTCCAGTAAGCCTCGTGGAAATAGATATTTGTGACTGGTCATATGTCCTATAGCAGCCATTCTATGAATGTACAATTCTCTCCATGGTATCCCTTTTGTGATAACGCCCATGAggtgctctcaaaattccaagtaTGTCTTTGGACCCAAAGAGCTTCATTAACCCTGCACTAGAATTAACACATAACCCTAatgctctatttttatttttatgctaacAAAGGTGCAGCCTGGTTCTACCTGTGCTGTCTTTGGCCTCGGAGGAGTTGGTCTCTCAGTAGTCATGGGCTGTAAAGCAGCTGGAGCTTCCCGAATCATTGGAGTTGATATCAACAAGGATAAATTCCCCAAGGCTAAAGATATTGGTGCCACAGAGTGTATCAACCCCCTGGATTTCAAGAAACCAATCAACGAAGTACTCTTTGACTTGACTGGGGGTGAAGGAGTTGAGTATTCCTTTGAAGTGGTTGGGCGCCCTGAAACCATGGTATGTGCATGAAGGTAGTACCGCAGTGGGGTAACTAAGAGGGGTGTGGGGAAAGAACCTATTTTTACTAAAAGCCAAACTTTCTTTGGGCCTTATTCCATTGCAGCAAGGACTgtaggcagggttcctcaactctGGCAACTCagagctgtgcggacttcaactcccagaattccctagccaactttgctttgctggctggggaattctgggagttgaagtccgcacagcttagagttgccaaggttgaggaaccctgctgtagggTATTAAAGAACAAAATTCACCAGGGGTTTAATCTGGGGACTCCAGAAATAGGGCCTGGTTATTCTATTTTTATGTCAACAGGGATGGTTGATGGTTGCAGGGAAAGGAAacagcttgctttttttcttctgcatccCATTACAGATGGCCACAGCATGTACTGCAGCCTTCAATTTGGCAAAGGGGTCATGTgattaggagagccagtttggtgtaatggttaagacaccaggcgagaaatcaggagaccgggagttctagtcccgccttaggcacaaagccagctgggtgaccttgggccagtccctctctctcagccctaggaaggaggcaatggcaaaccacttctgaaaatcttgccatgaaactgCAGGGGTTGTCCAGTCAGTCACAAGGAATCAAGACTAACTCAAaggtgcgcgcgcacacacacacacaactagaCAAACCTGTAGGATCCCATCTTGTGTTATACAAAGCTTGTATTTGTTCTTTAGAGACTTTGTCTGATTCAGCATTTAGCAAAAGGGTTGACAGGGTTGTGTTCAAAGtaccatgtcatctgcaaataTCATACATGGCACCCTCTGAACCCAGcagtgttttttaattttttttttttaatcttgtgagATCaccaaaattttgcaagattttaatGATGTCATGAGATTTTAGCCTTTTGGGGGTAAGATTACTGCTGGCACTTTTTATGCTCTAGGgcaaaataaagtaagtaaagatAGTATGAGGTCTTAGAACGATTCTAAGGGAATAGATCCATTTCATGGAAATGACCAAAAATTTTCTTGTTCCATCCATTAGTCAAGAGAGGAGGAGTGGATGTAAGTCAAATTAACTCAAAGAAGTTCACAAAAGGGAAGTTTCACATCCCTGCTGTAGCCACCTGCCCCCACACCCAACATTTTAAAGAGGATGGAAAACTTTCCTTCCGTGGATTACTTTATAGTAACCTATCAGAGGGTGGTGTTGCCACAACAGACCATTTGGGGAGATGTTATTATTGATACATTTGGAACAATATAATCCTAAGAGAAAGATCAATGAAAGAAGAATTCTGGTGGGTGTGGCAGATGTTGTCTTTGGCTTGATTCAAATATATGACTTTGGATTGACTTCAGCTGGCCGCCTTGACTTCCTGTCATATAAACTATGGAAAGTGCTTCATGGTGGGAGTGCCTCCTACGGAGTCTAGTATTACCTTTTCTCCAGCACTTCTCTTCTCAGGCCGCACTTGGAAAGGAACTCTGTTTGGAGGTAGGGCCCTGCTACAAACTGTATATTATTTGGCTactaaaatattctctctctctcttgtaccCTACACTATGGGAAGCTCAATATTATCAGTATAATATGACCATTGTAGTAGATAGGTGATGGGGATAAAGAGCAACTTAGCTTACAAGCTGCCAATGATCTCAACACCTGTGCAGCTGAAATCCTGAATATCATCTTTCCCCAATCACTTACTCTTTGGTTTCTATCATCCCCAAGTGGTATTGTCTATGGTCACATTTGGAGTAATGATAGTTGTATTTCAACATAGCTGGAGAGCACCAGATGAGAAAGATGCTCACCCATACGTTGCATCTAACATTCTGTCATCAATGCATTGAATCTAGATGTTGCAATTTGTTCTGAACCTTTTGTTTGCAGTCACTGGAATCTTGATTGACCCCTATTGCTTAAAAGTAATGATATGGGTTCATATCATTTGGAGGCAAAAGACACACAAAAACTGTAAAATAGATTTAACATGCTTTAAGAAATACATGCAATTATTAAACTCTCCCCTCACCCCAAAATAAATCTGGAGGGAACAAATGAAAATTCCATCTATGTCAACCTATATTACACATCCCATCCATTATGCATTACTGATCCATCACAGCAATCTTCACCCCATCCCCAAATGTTAGATGTATCATCTTGCCACCAAAAGTTTCCCTGTTCTTTATTTGATCTTCTGTCACTGAATCATAAAATCAGATGTAGTTCTGCTATTACCACAAGCCCAATTGCTCCTCAAGAAATGTTAGAGGACAGCAGTTGTCATTTCTCTTACACTGTTGCACCCCTGGAGGACACCCAACAAGCAGAAGACTGCTGCTCCCCCTGAAACTGGTTATTAATAAGGACCATCAAAATCCAAACGTAACAGCAAATTCTGAAAATGATTAAGTTCAAGTAAAACAGGATTCTGAAACTTTACCAGAATTTCAGTATGTCTTGATATGAATTGGAATATCTGACTGCTTCAATGggtgttttttaaaacttaaaagcaGTGGTAGCAGGGAGAAGAACATATTACATCAAGTGGAGGAGTTGCTGGAAGAAATGTTTAAACATTTCACAGGAGAGTTTTTCTGATTTTCTAAAGTTGCTATCTTTCAAGATATTATTGCTGCAGGGAGAAAAAAGTTAatcttgttttgtctttttaaaaaacttcctaAGATAACACTAGTTGCAGAGGGAGCAGGTGCTGAGTCTGGGAAAACAGCCCAATTGCTTCTCTTATaggtttaatttctttttcaatgtTCAGAGCTCCAGTGATTCATCTCCTGCATTGTATAAATGCAAATTGTactgagaggcagagagaaaTCCATAACAGAATTAGAGTTGTCGAACTCTTTATGCAGCCACATTGTTGGTCTGCTGGTActagtatttacttatttatatcagcctttcccaattttatatcctccagatgtgctagactTGAATTCCAACATTTCTCAGACAATGTGGCCTTTAAAGTCCAACACTTATGGAGAGCACCAGTTTAAAGAAGGTTGATTTATAATGATGGTCCAGTAATCTTTACAAAGGACAGGTCTCCTAATTCCTCAGTGCATGGAAACAAATCTTGAAGCAAAGGCTTCAGAATGGGCTGCACTCTTTCTCCTTGCCCTCTGAGGGCCAGGATTTCAAGGATAGGACATAGATGGGACCACAGAAATTTGAACAGGGAGTCCAGAGATTTtccaatgcagaaaaaaaagtctgtaaTTTATATAGTAAATTCATCAATTGACAGTAAACTCCTCAACTCTGGCAACAGCGGATCATCTGATATCCTATGACTTCCAGTCCAATCTTATTAAGACTCACTGCCTCAAGAAAAGTTGTAGagcttttttttaatggcctTGTAAAATTAATGCAATATATTTAACTATGTACTTTCTTACTTTCAGAATGGAAAAGTAAAGATGCTGTTCCTAAGCTGGTTTCAGATTTAATGAAGAAAAGATTTACTTTAGATCCATTAATTACTCACACTTTACCTTTTGATAAAATCAATGAAGGCTTTGATTTGCTTCACTCAGGAAAAAGGtaaaactttcttttttaaaaaacaaattttgtTCTCCCAGCTTAAAATGAACAAGTATGGTCCAAAGGATAATGAACTGCATTAAGAGTGCTTACATTACATAATTAAAAGTCAAAATCCATAATGAGGAACTACTTCTATTTTGCCAACAGAAGCTTTGCAAAATAGCTACATGCCTTGAGTTTCAGGCAAGGTGACTAAACCCTAGAAAGAAGAAAACTGTGGGTCTGGGAGTAAAATGTATCACTATTCCTAAAcaagaaagagccagtttggtgcagtggttaaggcaccaggctagaaactgggagactgggagttctagtcccaccttagacacgaagtcagctggctgaccttgggccagtcactctttctaagacctaggaagtaggcaatggcaaaccacttccaaaatcttgccaagggacttgtccaggcagttgccaggggtcaagattgactcaaaggcaccaaaaataatcataatcataagcTATGTCTACAGCAGACTATATACTTACATGGACTGAAGACATCACCAGTTCGGCAATAATATGTTAGATGCACCAGTAAAAATAAAGTCACCTTCAACTTTTAGAGCATCTAAGACCAATTAGGTAGTCCTACTTGCTGAGTTAGGTTGCACCAagcatttttccaattgtttgctGGGAATTAAAAACCAGAAAATGATGGTTGGACTTCCATTGATCTCCTGAAGGTTTCCTAAACATTGAAGTTGCAAGGTAGGACGGGGTATATCTTTTGCAATGCTAACAGAGTTCTCTCAGTGTTGTTATCAATCCTACCCTATTTCCAGAAATCTTGAGGAGACATGGACAAACAGCAGTTATATAAGCCAGAACAGACATCTGCAATGTACTCAGAatctattttttgttgttgttgaagggGAATAACTCAGCTCTTTCATCTATGAAACATGAATTTATCCAAAAGCCTTAGAGAAATAAAACAGCCCAGCAGCAACATCTGCTTTCTAATTTAGAATGTTGCATGATTTACAGAGAGAGACAAAGTGGAAAATAGCATacaaattggggtgggggaggattaAAAGCTAGTTAAAAAGTCTGGGGGGAAAATACatggaaataaaatttatttatttatttattttctatcccgcctttattatttttataaataactcaaggcagcgaacatgcctggtttccttttttgttccttttgaaattATGTACACTATTCAGTTATGTTCCACTGCTATGGCTGGAATAGCAATGGAATGCATGCAACACAAATTTTACTTGCATTGTTTAACTGGATGCTCACCCAGGCTTGAATAAAGTGCCTCCCTACATCAAACGGGGAGTTAGAAATCTAAAAATACCAGTTTACTCCTCACTTCATCTTCAGTACTAATAGAATTTGGAGACGATACTACTAACTTTGCTttcttgtgcagatgggatgcaTGTAAAAATGGGGGGGTCATGTGGTTGTCACTGCATCTTGAATTTTTAACCCTTTTCCAGACACCCCCATTCTTGCAGAAACTAGATTAAAGCTAAAGttttcaaatactttggccatttTATACTGAAAATGTTAATTCTGTTGCAGCTATTgccatttttaattgtatttgtactgtatattttaatatataagctATTCTGAGAATTTTGgctaaagatggcaaatcaaTGAATAATGTGTATTTCTGTTTATCACTAATGAACAAAGGCAGCAATAAGGTAGTAATCAACTGAAATCAACGCTGATACTtatcttaaaaatttaaaaatctcacAGAAAAGACTGATGCTTCTGCATATTTGTGTGACCATTTGCACCCCAAAATTATTTGTCCCTTATACTTTCTATTAGGAGGCTGCAGTTGTTTTTAGGGTTGTCTTTTATGCTCTGCAAAAAAGGGAGGAGCAGAGAGCCTCATTCAAAAAAGAGGATAAAGATTTACATATGTTGTTAATTCTTCCACAGAAATAATGGCATGTTGGAAAAGTTTAATTTTGGCAGAATTAGTCCATTTTCCCctgttctttttctccctcccttcagCCTGCCTTGTAAAATTCTTCCAGTATTAATCTATTGCTAAAAATAGTTGTGAACAGGTTTTTATCACTGGGCTTATTTAAAGTCTGAATACAACACCTTGAATTTGCTAAGAAAAGAATTCACATTTAAATATAAACTGTTTTCTGATGTTTCAGTATCCGCTGCGTCCTGTTGTTTTAAAGTCTTTGGttctgaagaaaaatagaaaaccatCACCTTTGTCTGCTGAATTCCACAGGATCAATACATTATGCAGGATATATACTTCAATAAGTaaatcaacagaaaacagaatttatttcttttctttctgtctctttcttttctccccaatAAAACATGGTTCATGTGTTATTATTACTGCTGTATTTACGCAAATGGAACTCTGAAATTAAGGCAGTCTcacacaaaaacaaagtttaaacaaaataaagttaTAAACATGCTTAACATTCTTGTGCTTTGTACACCTTCCCTATTTTGTCAGCTGTCTCTCTCTGAAACAAAtccttgagattttttttccttgtgcaaATGAGTACATGTTACTACTTGTAGATGTGTGTTCATCTTGCCTGTGTATATGTGCACCAGTCAGAGGCTGCACTCTGAAACAAGGGGTGGGCCAGGAAAAAGAATTAAGATCAATTCAATTAATAACTATTGATTTAAATTATTTGCCCCTAAAATAAGACAGGtgattataaaattaattgagagccagtttggtctagtggctaaggcaacaggctagaaaccaggagactgtgagttctagtcccaccttaggcatgaaagccggctgtgtgactttgggtcagttactctctctcagctcacagTGTCAGGCTCAGGTGACAAGCTGGCttgtcaattcctgttgcaaccaacagatcaacattcagttgatcttaaaaagtggaccctgcacctgtggggaaaatgctagaaagaaaaaaatacataaaattaattGTGTGCATATGTGCTCAAAACCTTTTCTCTCACAAATTATTTTCACAACATAGGCAAATAGAAAAGTGCAAGGCCAGCAAGGATAAACTCTAACTCTGTAGCAATCCATAGGGTTCAGTGGCTCTTATTGCTAGGCAAATAGATCTAGGCTGCTGCTTTGTTGGAGTTGAAGCTGTAACTCAGCTTATTCCACCTGAACTGGGGTAAAAACTAAGGGCGAGATTATTGGGGTATTAAGCtgtatttttcattctgtttgcaAAGATGAAATAAGCTCAGAGACATGTTTCTGTTGGGCTTCAAGCCCAAGGAGCCCCACGCACATTTACTCTTTGTTAAGTCTCATAGGTCCCACTTACATATGCTCAGGGCTCCTAGTTATAGGAGTCTGATAACTCCTCTCATTTCCCTCCTGTCCCTGCCATTTATAGATAAATATGTGGGGGGAAATACtcatctttttggggggggggagttaaatgcaataaataagcaaacaaataaatataccaaTAGCTAGATAATATATACAATATCAGTAATGATCCGCAACAAGTTTAACTATTACCAGTCTAGAGACATAGATTTATTTTAACACTAGTtctgtgcttttaatttttttcactttttgagTGGCAGGATGGAATTTGTTTTTACAAATTCAAGGTGGAAAATGATACACAGCTTTTTATTTGATAGAAATATTAATTGCTTGTGGCAGGTTCTTTTATAATATATAACATTGTTATAGAATTAGAATATTCTTTCAAGTATAAGGAAATGTTATCTAATTCTCCCAAATCATTCTGTATCTGGATGCACAACAGGGGtgtttttaaaaaccacaatCAAAATCTGATCCCTTTTTTGTATGCATTGAAATGTTTTCAAAAGCGGGGGGGGATGAGGCTTCAATTGCAGAGTTATatctgccatattgacttttttgatcccctacCATGGAACTTCAGATGCAGAATCTTCTCCACCACTGCAGACCAAAGCATGCAGAGAAAGTCATGAGTGAATCAGAGCTTTCCTTCCAGCTGACCAGTAAGAAAAGGCAAGAATGCCATTCAGCCAGTGCCCTGTCCCAAACTATTACAagtcctggggggaaaaaaatatcccattCCCCATTCAAAAAAGGACATAAATTGTTACTTCCCCTGACACATCTCACATTTCCATTGAAAACTGCAGAAACAGTTGCTTTAAAAGACACTCAGCACCCTGCCATGGGGGCTCTTGCCAATTTCACCCCAGTTCTCTTTGTCTGGGCTACAGCTCTGTGCAAGTTACAAGAGccgaatttcattatttttaaatgttagatatttttagatttataatacttttatatttatataaaagtaCATTTTTATATCATACTTAAATGAACCTGTTATCTTAGTGTGGACCTGCAACCTTGTCTTTCCATACCGATATTATCTCTGCTCAACACTGGGCTGAGATATTAACATTACTTATAGGTACATATTTTGGCACCTGATATAAGTCTGGTTGAGGTACTGGAATTGGATAATCTTTATTGCATGTTGTTTAATGGAAAACAAGTAAGTTTTGTTGAAGGCTGATGTGTTCCATTTATGCTTCTGTGGCTTTCCTACTTTTCCTGTAGCaaagaaaaaagtgagaattctgggtaaTGTCAACAGTAGGCTTTTCAGCTCAGGTGGAAAGGACATAAACCTGTACAAAATTCTTACTTTGATAAACAAGTACTGAGAAATGCATCATATTCTCAGCTGATCATGAAGACACAAATATTGGAACATTGCTGAAGAAAGTCAATCCCAAGATAAACTAAGCAGTAGGTGTCCTCTCTGAAGTATCAAAACTGAAAAAGTGAGGATGGACAGAGCATCAAAACCAAGAGACTTTGAAGGCAATGAGGGCTTTGTGGATTTTAAAACTGCTGTGTTTCCACTTGTCTGGCAGAGGAGATTTACCAACTATTTCCCCACACCTGCTCTACCCTCTCAGCTGGATGCCCAGTTCTTCTTTTCCTACCTCATTTATTGCTTTTTCTATCTTTCCAGACAAGGCTCCAGAGTGACAGCTATAGAGCCAATGTAATTCACTTGATAGTAAGAGGGTAGTGTAACcacatattcttgctgttaaagcATCATAACCCATTCCTCTaccattttttttattgcttagCTCTCAGATTCATGACCAAATGGATCAGAAATTATGTTTAGAATGTTTGTGACAACTAACCCTTAGCTCATGGTGCCAAAAGACAGGCCTTCCAATTCCACAAAATATATCCTTTCGGGCATCTTTTAAGttctagtattttattttattctttatttatttctcaaatttttgctactgcccatcccCCCTGCCCaaggactctgagtggtttacaataagttaatcaattaaacattaaaaacagtaatcataaataatgcataaaatataatacaatacaatagaaaaatagaaaataaaaatccagatggctataaaagattgtaaatatgaggggagcactctaaggtgccagccatccccaggaatgactaccaccctccccaccccagtcacggtggcagagccaggtcttcagggacttctggaGGGTCAGGATGGATGGGGCTTGCCTGACTTCCAgcggcaggatgttccaaaggacaggagccactgcagagaagacctgtctcctggaccctgccaaacagaattcttttaccaatggggtccataacatgccctctctgcatgaacgggtggggCGGGTTAATGTCATGGGGATGAgtcagtccctcaggtagcctggccccatgccatgtagggatttaaaggtgataaccaacaccttgaattggacccagaagcaaactggtacccagtgcaaaCTGGTATTGGCTGAACTTACACCAGAAAAGACAAAAGTAGCTTGGAAGCACAgtaatttctataaaataatagcATATAATCATTTCTGCATGGCATGGTTTCAAGCTGCTCCCAAATGTACAACTAGAATAATTATAGTGAAACCTGGATTTAAATGACCCTCATATAGTGGACCTCAGATTCAGTGGGCCAAATGTTCACTAGGACAGTCCCACAAAATAATGAACAAATCTTGCATATGAAGTGATTCAGATGAAGTAGTTAAGTTTACCTTAATTTTTCAACACCAGCAGCAATTTGATGTTGTTATGCAAATGGAGTAAATTGCTACAATGATGGGACTTCATATTTTTACAGGCATTCATGAGCAATGGCATATCCTGCCTTCAATGGTCCACTAAATGATGTTTCACTATATTGGCATTATTGTATTTCCTCTCATGTGGTGCCAGACCTTTGTAACTCAATTCATGCCAGGATGAAAAGACAAGTTTGGaagaagagccagtgtttgttaTTCATTTACAGTTAGACTGGTAATTCATTTAATCTTGAAAGATCACCAGGAGTGTTAGCTGGAACATAGCTTTGTCCTTCCCCTTTAAGAAAGAAGGATGGGTGAAGAGCTCAAGAGAGCTGCTTTAAGAGTGTCTTTATCACTTAAGAGTGCCAAAGAGTAGGAGCCAAAACCTTGTGGAAGAGACTTCACTTGATAGGCCAGTTTAATAGAACAGAATAGGCCAGAAGTTCCCCATCACTGAATTAGAAGAATTTGGGGCACCATTAGGCTAATAATTTCAAGCATCCCCATATAATGATACTGTAAAATAAGACAGTGTTCTTTCAGACACTGAAAGAATCAAAGAGAAATCTGGACCTATCAATCAAAGTAAATTGGCAGAGACCCCAGAAGGCTCTGAAACTCTAACTCTGAGGAACCAAACAAGTACAGGAAGGTTCCCTTCTAGTAGGCTTCTAAAAAGATAAAGGGGCTGGCTccatttgcttttactttttgtCTTCTCTGGGACTGGCTGAAACCCAGGTCAGAGAAGGCATCCTAACCCATAATGATCTAGGTTAGATATCAGGGAATTATACAACAAGCTGGGAACTAGTGAAAGCT
Coding sequences within it:
- the LOC134502228 gene encoding alcohol dehydrogenase 1B-like, with product MSTAGKVIKCKAAVIWEPKEPFSIVEIEVAPPKAHEVRIKILASGICRSDDHVVSGALMSKFPIILGHEAVGVVESVGEGVTSMKPGDKVIPLFIPQCGKCSTCLHPTGNLCKKHDLHSGTGLMEDGTSRFTYKGKTVYNFVSTSTFTEYTVVHEDSVAKIDAAAPLEKVCLIGCGFSTGYGTAINAAKVQPGSTCAVFGLGGVGLSVVMGCKAAGASRIIGVDINKDKFPKAKDIGATECINPLDFKKPINEVLFDLTGGEGVEYSFEVVGRPETMLAALTSCHINYGKCFMVGVPPTESSITFSPALLFSGRTWKGTLFGEWKSKDAVPKLVSDLMKKRFTLDPLITHTLPFDKINEGFDLLHSGKSIRCVLLF